From one Bacteroides eggerthii genomic stretch:
- a CDS encoding phosphate acyltransferase: MEPIRNFDQLTSHLKTLNKRKRIAVVCADDPNTEYAISRALDEGIAEFLMIGDSAILEKYPTLKKYPEYVRTLHIEDKDEAAREAVRIVREGGADILMKGIINTDNLLHAILDKEKGLLPKGKILTHLAVMQIPTYDKLLFFSDAAVIPRPTLQQRIEMIWYAIHTCRHFGIGQPRIALIHCTEKVSAKFPHSLDYVNIVELAEAGEFGNVIIDGPLDVKTSCEKTSGDIKGIVSPINGEADVLIFPNIESGNAFYKAVSLFSHADMAGLLQGPVCPVVLPSRSDSGLSKYYSIAMACLTCSGVADEGHAMTVGNK; this comes from the coding sequence ATGGAACCTATTCGGAACTTTGATCAACTGACCTCCCACCTGAAAACCTTGAATAAGAGGAAGCGCATTGCCGTAGTTTGTGCTGATGACCCCAATACTGAATATGCCATATCCCGCGCTTTGGATGAAGGTATTGCGGAGTTTCTGATGATTGGCGATTCGGCTATTCTGGAAAAATATCCTACCTTGAAGAAGTATCCTGAGTATGTGCGGACTTTGCATATCGAGGACAAAGATGAAGCCGCACGCGAAGCGGTGCGCATCGTGCGTGAGGGTGGCGCGGACATTTTGATGAAAGGCATAATCAATACAGACAACCTGCTCCATGCCATTCTCGACAAAGAGAAGGGCCTGCTGCCCAAAGGAAAGATTCTGACGCACCTTGCTGTAATGCAGATTCCCACCTATGATAAACTGCTGTTTTTTTCGGATGCCGCTGTCATTCCCCGGCCCACTCTGCAGCAGCGGATAGAGATGATTTGGTACGCCATTCATACCTGTCGCCATTTTGGTATCGGGCAACCGCGCATCGCCCTTATCCATTGTACGGAGAAAGTGAGCGCCAAGTTTCCCCATTCGTTGGACTACGTCAACATTGTAGAACTGGCCGAAGCCGGCGAATTCGGGAATGTCATTATCGACGGCCCGCTGGACGTAAAGACATCCTGCGAGAAGACGAGCGGTGACATTAAGGGCATCGTGTCTCCCATCAATGGGGAGGCTGATGTATTGATTTTCCCGAATATAGAATCGGGCAATGCCTTTTATAAGGCCGTTTCCCTTTTCTCCCATGCCGATATGGCAGGTTTGCTTCAGGGGCCTGTCTGCCCGGTGGTGCTGCCGTCGCGCAGTGACTCCGGCTTGTCCAAATATTACAGTATCGCCATGGCATGCCTCACCTGCTCCGGTGTTGCAGATGAAGGACACGCCATGACCGTAGGAAACAAATAG
- a CDS encoding LD-carboxypeptidase, with product MNSLIFPPYVHEGDRVIILSPSSKIDKSFLKGAKKRLKSWGLEVVIAKHAGSAHGTYAGSIQQRLKDLQEAMDDEKAKIILCSRGGYGAVHLAGKLDFTKFRQHPKWLIGFSDITALHNVFQHNGFASLHAPMARHLTVEPEDDFCTLALKDILFGNKLQEEIAFGYTCPAHKLNHKGEGTGILRGGNISVFYGLRGTPYDIPAEGTILFIEDIGERPHAVERMMYNLKLGGILEKLSGLIIGQFTEYEENMSLGKDLYGALADLVKEYDYPICFGFPVGHVTMNVPMINGAQVTLEVGKKEVKLSFNTHKE from the coding sequence ATGAACAGCCTCATTTTTCCGCCATACGTGCATGAGGGAGACCGGGTGATAATCCTCTCTCCTTCCAGCAAGATAGACAAGTCCTTCCTGAAAGGGGCCAAGAAACGGCTGAAGTCATGGGGACTGGAAGTGGTCATCGCCAAACATGCAGGAAGTGCACATGGAACCTATGCAGGAAGCATACAGCAGCGACTGAAAGACCTGCAAGAAGCTATGGACGACGAGAAAGCCAAAATCATCCTTTGCAGCCGCGGCGGATACGGCGCTGTGCATCTGGCAGGGAAGCTCGACTTCACCAAGTTTCGCCAGCACCCCAAATGGCTCATCGGCTTCAGCGACATCACAGCCCTGCATAATGTATTCCAGCATAACGGCTTTGCCTCGCTGCATGCTCCAATGGCGCGTCATCTTACCGTAGAACCGGAAGATGATTTCTGCACCCTGGCTCTGAAAGATATTCTGTTCGGCAACAAGCTGCAAGAAGAGATAGCGTTCGGCTACACCTGCCCTGCCCATAAGCTCAACCACAAAGGCGAGGGAACGGGAATACTCCGGGGAGGAAACATATCCGTCTTTTACGGTCTGCGAGGCACACCTTATGACATTCCGGCAGAAGGCACGATACTCTTCATCGAGGACATAGGCGAGCGCCCCCATGCAGTGGAGCGCATGATGTACAACCTGAAGCTGGGCGGCATACTTGAGAAGTTGTCCGGACTGATCATCGGACAGTTCACCGAATACGAGGAGAATATGTCTTTAGGCAAAGACTTGTATGGCGCACTGGCCGATCTGGTAAAAGAATATGATTACCCCATATGCTTCGGCTTTCCGGTGGGACACGTCACAATGAATGTGCCGATGATCAACGGCGCACAGGTCACGCTGGAAGTCGGGAAAAAAGAAGTGAAACTAAGTTTTAACACTCACAAAGAATGA
- a CDS encoding helix-turn-helix domain-containing protein, giving the protein MIIVNLDIMMARRKISLGELAEKIDITPANLSILKTGKAKAIRFSTLEAICRALDCQPGDILEYVEGEEK; this is encoded by the coding sequence ATGATTATAGTAAACCTTGACATAATGATGGCCCGAAGAAAAATATCTTTGGGAGAGCTGGCGGAGAAGATTGATATTACACCGGCAAACCTTTCTATTCTGAAGACCGGTAAAGCGAAAGCCATTCGTTTTTCTACGTTAGAGGCAATCTGCAGGGCGCTGGACTGCCAACCGGGGGACATATTGGAATATGTGGAGGGAGAGGAAAAGTGA
- a CDS encoding SufE family protein, whose protein sequence is MSINEVQDEVIAEFSDFDDWMDRYQLLIDLGNEQEPLDDKYKTEQNLIEGCQSRVWLQADEKDGRIIFQAESDALIVKGIISLLIKVLSGHTPDEILDADLYFIDKIGLKEHLSPTRSNGLLSMVKQMRMYALAFKAKNANA, encoded by the coding sequence ATGAGTATCAATGAAGTACAAGATGAAGTAATTGCCGAATTCAGTGATTTCGACGATTGGATGGACCGCTATCAGCTCCTCATCGATTTAGGAAATGAACAGGAACCGCTTGATGATAAATACAAGACAGAGCAAAATCTGATTGAAGGCTGCCAAAGCCGCGTTTGGCTGCAAGCGGATGAGAAGGACGGCAGGATCATTTTCCAAGCCGAAAGCGATGCGCTAATAGTGAAAGGGATTATTTCGCTTCTCATCAAAGTACTTTCCGGACATACCCCGGACGAGATTCTGGATGCAGACCTTTACTTTATAGACAAGATAGGATTGAAAGAGCATCTCTCGCCCACACGCAGCAACGGATTGCTTTCCATGGTGAAGCAGATGCGGATGTATGCGCTGGCGTTCAAGGCAAAAAATGCTAATGCCTGA
- a CDS encoding M20 family metallopeptidase, translated as MKRNYTIIPLFLLLFVAMVACSNKSRNNADSEGKQPQSTVNVPQFDADSAYQYVKAQVDFGPRVPNTAAHRACGEYLVKKLEQFGATVYSQQVDLIAYDGTLLKARNIIGSYKPETKKRILLLSHWDSRPWADADPDEKNRHTPILGANDGASGVGVLLEIARQLHKQQPELGIDIVLVDAEDYGPHQSYEGTHKEEQWALGSQYWAQNPHVQGYNARFGILLDMVGAKDATFLYEGYSEEFAKGINRKVWNTANNLGYGRYFVKERGSTVTDDHLFVNRSARIPTIDIIQCSEETGFYENWHTLKDDMDGIDRNTLKAVGQTIMEVIYKEK; from the coding sequence ATGAAACGGAATTATACAATTATCCCACTATTCCTACTGTTGTTCGTAGCTATGGTGGCATGCAGCAATAAAAGCAGAAACAACGCAGACAGCGAAGGCAAACAGCCCCAAAGCACAGTCAACGTCCCCCAGTTTGATGCGGACAGCGCTTATCAGTATGTCAAGGCACAGGTGGATTTCGGCCCGCGCGTACCCAATACGGCAGCGCATAGAGCCTGCGGAGAGTATCTCGTAAAGAAGCTGGAGCAGTTCGGAGCCACCGTATACAGCCAGCAAGTAGATTTAATAGCCTATGACGGCACATTGCTGAAAGCCCGCAACATCATCGGCAGCTACAAACCCGAAACGAAAAAACGCATCTTGCTTCTCTCGCACTGGGACAGCCGCCCCTGGGCAGATGCCGACCCCGATGAAAAGAACCGGCACACACCCATCCTCGGCGCCAACGACGGTGCAAGCGGCGTAGGCGTATTGCTCGAAATTGCCCGCCAGCTTCACAAGCAACAACCGGAACTGGGCATTGATATCGTATTGGTGGATGCCGAAGACTACGGCCCTCACCAGTCTTATGAGGGCACACATAAGGAGGAGCAATGGGCTCTTGGTTCGCAGTATTGGGCCCAGAATCCTCATGTGCAAGGATATAACGCACGTTTTGGTATTCTTCTTGACATGGTGGGGGCCAAAGACGCCACTTTCCTCTACGAAGGCTATTCCGAAGAATTTGCCAAAGGCATCAACCGGAAAGTATGGAACACAGCCAACAACCTGGGTTACGGACGGTATTTCGTAAAAGAAAGAGGGAGCACCGTAACGGACGACCACCTTTTTGTTAACCGCAGTGCACGTATTCCCACTATCGACATCATCCAATGCAGCGAGGAAACCGGATTTTACGAAAACTGGCACACCTTGAAGGATGATATGGACGGAATCGACCGCAACACCCTGAAAGCGGTGGGCCAGACCATTATGGAAGTTATCTATAAAGAGAAATAA
- a CDS encoding SusD/RagB family nutrient-binding outer membrane lipoprotein yields the protein MNKIKYTTALLLGGLLSFSSCTDNFTDFNSTDGAYTDELQKYDNQTNLVPFSTIQKGIIYQTGVNGTDWQYQIIQNLAADMFCGYFHDMNGAFNANNSTYNLNNGWTSAMWVYTYGYVMPSIADAEKLNTEKEWPLYHAITKILKVATLHRVSDYYGPILYDGFGTADQKPQSQEEVYKRFFEDLATAVNILKDYKGGVSFESADFMMPEGKRTPAQWLKFANSLRLRLAMRVSNVAPALAEEQAKAALDSKNGGVLETANETVGQYGIRNPLGGVAGWSEVYMNASLESYLKGYNDPRIKSYFNLAQDGRDKEGNIIKEVAGVKQLNSIEGEYKGVRQGTGVADNRYSTHSQTAITTGSKIIVMSAAEVWFLRAEAALRNYTSENVENCYKQGITVSFAQWDASGVSEYLESEETPAAYVDAFDKKFDADAPTSITPKWDESAPLELKLERIITQKWLAIYPEGCEAWAEQRRTGYPQLIKVAVNNSGNTISTDDMIRRVFFNQDYKTDNKALYDALVSKLGGADNGGTRLWWDAGGNNF from the coding sequence ATGAATAAGATAAAATATACAACCGCATTACTCCTCGGCGGACTCCTGAGTTTCTCATCCTGTACCGATAACTTTACCGACTTCAACAGCACCGACGGAGCCTATACAGACGAATTACAGAAGTACGACAATCAAACCAACCTCGTACCTTTCTCCACCATTCAGAAAGGCATCATCTACCAGACCGGTGTAAACGGAACCGACTGGCAATATCAAATCATACAGAACTTGGCTGCCGATATGTTCTGCGGATATTTCCACGACATGAACGGCGCGTTCAATGCAAACAACTCCACCTACAACCTGAATAACGGTTGGACAAGTGCCATGTGGGTGTACACCTACGGATATGTCATGCCTTCCATCGCCGATGCCGAGAAACTGAACACAGAAAAGGAATGGCCTCTGTACCACGCCATTACCAAAATCCTTAAAGTGGCAACCCTTCACCGGGTAAGCGACTATTACGGTCCAATCCTTTACGACGGATTCGGAACCGCCGACCAAAAGCCACAGTCACAAGAAGAAGTTTACAAACGTTTCTTTGAAGACCTCGCCACAGCGGTGAATATATTGAAAGACTATAAGGGCGGCGTGTCTTTTGAAAGCGCCGACTTCATGATGCCTGAAGGCAAACGCACTCCCGCACAATGGCTGAAATTTGCCAACTCCCTGCGCTTGCGTCTTGCCATGCGTGTATCCAATGTGGCTCCCGCGCTGGCAGAAGAACAAGCCAAGGCAGCTTTGGACTCCAAGAACGGCGGCGTACTGGAAACTGCTAACGAAACAGTGGGGCAATACGGCATCCGCAACCCGCTGGGTGGTGTTGCCGGCTGGAGCGAAGTATATATGAATGCAAGTTTGGAGTCGTACCTGAAAGGCTATAACGACCCTCGCATCAAATCCTACTTCAACCTCGCACAAGACGGCAGGGACAAAGAGGGAAACATTATTAAGGAAGTTGCCGGTGTGAAACAGCTAAACAGCATCGAAGGTGAATACAAAGGCGTCCGCCAGGGAACAGGCGTAGCCGACAACCGCTACTCCACCCACTCTCAGACCGCCATCACAACCGGCAGTAAAATCATCGTCATGAGTGCTGCCGAAGTATGGTTCCTGCGTGCAGAAGCAGCCCTGAGGAATTACACGTCCGAGAATGTAGAAAACTGCTATAAGCAGGGCATCACCGTCTCTTTCGCACAATGGGATGCCAGCGGCGTCAGTGAATATCTGGAAAGCGAAGAAACTCCGGCGGCTTATGTAGACGCATTCGATAAGAAATTCGATGCGGACGCACCGACAAGCATCACTCCGAAATGGGATGAAAGCGCCCCACTGGAACTGAAACTGGAAAGAATCATCACCCAAAAGTGGCTGGCTATCTATCCGGAAGGTTGTGAAGCATGGGCGGAACAACGCCGCACCGGTTATCCCCAGCTCATCAAGGTTGCAGTGAACAACAGCGGCAACACCATCAGCACCGACGATATGATTCGCCGTGTCTTTTTCAACCAAGACTACAAGACGGACAACAAAGCTCTATATGACGCCTTAGTCAGCAAGCTGGGCGGTGCAGACAACGGTGGCACGCGCCTTTGGTGGGATGCCGGAGGGAATAACTTCTAA
- the buk gene encoding butyrate kinase, with translation MKILVINPGSTSTKIAVYENDTPRLVRNIRHTVDELSSFSHIIDQFEFRKNLVLKELEADNIPFEFDAIVGRGGLLKPIPGGVYEVNDAMLDDILHAMRTHACNLGCLIASELATLLPGCRAFIADPGVVDELDEIARITGSPLMPRITIWHALNQRAIARRYAAAQHVRYEDLDLIVCHLGGGISVGVHHHGKAVDVNNALDGEGPFSPERAGTLPAGQLIDLCCSGRYTKDELKKRISGRAGLTAHLGTTDVPAIVRRIEEGDRHAGLVLDAMIYQIAKSIGAASVVLYGKIDAILLTGGMAHSDYIISRLKERISFLAPVHVYPGEDEMEALALNVLGALRGELPIQVYK, from the coding sequence ATGAAAATACTCGTCATCAACCCCGGTTCCACTTCGACCAAGATTGCCGTATACGAGAACGATACCCCCCGTCTGGTGCGTAACATCCGCCATACGGTGGACGAACTGTCCTCTTTCTCACACATCATCGACCAGTTTGAGTTCCGCAAGAACCTGGTGCTGAAAGAGCTGGAGGCTGATAATATTCCTTTTGAGTTTGACGCCATAGTGGGACGCGGCGGACTGCTGAAACCGATACCGGGCGGCGTATATGAGGTGAATGATGCCATGCTGGATGATATTCTGCATGCCATGCGCACCCACGCCTGCAACTTGGGATGCCTCATAGCTTCCGAACTTGCCACACTGCTTCCCGGTTGTCGTGCGTTCATAGCCGATCCGGGCGTTGTGGATGAGCTGGATGAGATAGCCCGTATCACAGGATCTCCTCTGATGCCCCGCATCACTATCTGGCATGCGCTGAACCAACGCGCCATTGCCCGCAGATATGCGGCCGCACAGCATGTCAGGTATGAAGATCTGGATCTGATTGTTTGTCACTTGGGCGGTGGCATATCTGTCGGTGTCCATCATCATGGCAAGGCTGTCGACGTTAATAATGCGCTTGACGGCGAAGGACCGTTTTCGCCGGAGCGTGCGGGGACACTTCCGGCAGGACAGTTGATCGACCTTTGTTGCTCCGGCCGCTACACAAAAGACGAACTTAAAAAGCGTATCTCCGGGCGTGCCGGTCTGACGGCCCATCTGGGCACGACAGATGTTCCTGCCATCGTCCGCCGGATAGAAGAGGGGGACAGGCATGCCGGACTGGTACTGGATGCCATGATCTATCAAATCGCTAAAAGCATCGGCGCGGCTTCAGTTGTGTTGTACGGCAAGATAGACGCCATTCTTCTGACGGGTGGCATGGCACATTCCGATTATATCATTTCCCGGCTGAAAGAACGTATCTCGTTCCTTGCACCGGTGCATGTTTATCCGGGTGAGGACGAAATGGAGGCATTGGCATTGAATGTGCTTGGAGCATTGAGGGGGGAACTGCCGATACAGGTATACAAATAG
- a CDS encoding TonB-dependent receptor — protein sequence MRKISLNGLFCPKSFEIKQLLRAMKITLFLLLFVTFQAYCGNSYSQNAKVNIPSSQLRVGQVLSKIESQTEYLFVYNKKSVDVRRTVNVEAEGKSVAELLDEVFAGTSIKYVMEGKNIVLTKKSENTENTDGVQQERVTVKGVVTDSKGEPIIGANILEKGTTNGIITNLDGEFTLNAPANATLVISYIGYEPISIALNGRTSLKVQMKEEALALETVVVTAMGIKKKEASLTYSTQQVGGDELTRAKDPNMINALAGKTAGVSITRNASGLGGSAKVSIRGIRSANADGNNQPLYVIDGVPMLNSVAEQAYSAMGGNNDAGNRDSGDGISNLNPDDIESMSILKGASAAALYGSQAANGVILITTKKGKAGMQRIVFNSNLTVDHAICLPEFQDRYGASGATSWGTEDKNLKAYNNVDDYFSNGVTATNSLSIMTGKEKMQTYFSYANTTAKGIVDVNKLQKHNITFRETASLFNDRLTLDANVNLMTQKIKNRPTSGGYYMNPLVGLYTFPRGEDLSAYRDNNGFEKYDENRAMPLQNWYTDINGFNQNPYWLTNRVTSNDKRFRTLAALSANLKINDWFSIQARGNVDYINDNYEQKMYAGTAADVAHQNGRYIKMNRQDFMIYGDVMAMFNKTWNDWTLNAAIGSSINTTKVNSLSLDSGKSGLYKANVFTVPNMNLGGAGTSFIDETANQRRTIQSLFATAQIGWKESIYLDVTARNDWSSTLANTKSENSGFFYPSVGLSWIINKTLNLPEWISFGKVRASWAQVGNDLPIGITSPAQTITAGGVVQPIDYYFAEDLKPEISNSIEVGTEWKFFNSRLDFDFTFYRTDTKNQLIRVNTTAEQRPYRWINAGKIRNTGVEITLGATPLMNDDFRWKTQFNFATNKNKIVSLGGTPNFQYASGNVSMPYKMMVVEGGSLGDIYGNVFVRDESGKILLEPETDKDGKPNAKAGLPQVTTDKAAKIGNFNPDWTLGWSNTLTYKGFSLYFLIDTRVGGDVISLTQAGLDYAGVSKATGDARNAGHYMLEGHKISDVQKFYQMVGDRGNGTTEFYRYDGTNIRLREVSLGYSFPQRMLEKTGFIKGVDLSLVARNLFFIYKDAPFDPDATMSVGNDNQGLDTFGMPSTRNIGFNIKFTF from the coding sequence ATGAGAAAAATTTCTTTGAATGGGCTTTTTTGTCCAAAAAGTTTTGAAATTAAGCAATTATTGCGCGCTATGAAGATCACACTATTCCTTCTTCTGTTTGTAACATTCCAAGCATACTGCGGGAATAGTTACTCTCAAAATGCCAAAGTAAATATCCCCAGCTCCCAGTTGAGAGTGGGACAGGTGCTTTCCAAAATTGAATCTCAAACAGAGTATTTATTTGTGTACAACAAAAAAAGCGTAGATGTACGCCGCACTGTCAATGTAGAAGCAGAAGGCAAGTCGGTAGCCGAACTTCTGGATGAAGTCTTTGCAGGAACAAGCATCAAATATGTAATGGAAGGCAAAAACATCGTTCTGACCAAGAAAAGCGAAAACACCGAAAACACTGACGGAGTGCAACAAGAGAGAGTCACCGTAAAAGGTGTCGTCACAGACTCTAAAGGCGAACCGATCATCGGCGCAAACATTCTGGAGAAAGGAACAACCAACGGCATCATTACCAATCTGGACGGTGAATTCACCCTCAATGCACCAGCCAATGCCACTTTAGTCATTTCCTATATCGGCTATGAGCCCATAAGCATTGCACTTAACGGCCGGACATCGCTGAAAGTACAAATGAAAGAGGAAGCTCTGGCATTGGAGACCGTTGTTGTAACAGCTATGGGTATCAAGAAAAAGGAAGCCTCCCTTACTTATTCCACCCAGCAGGTAGGCGGTGATGAGCTGACCCGCGCCAAAGATCCCAACATGATTAACGCACTGGCAGGCAAAACAGCAGGTGTGTCTATCACCCGCAACGCCTCCGGTTTAGGCGGCTCTGCCAAAGTTTCCATCCGCGGTATCCGTTCTGCCAACGCCGACGGAAACAACCAACCGCTATACGTCATCGACGGTGTACCCATGCTGAACAGCGTGGCCGAACAGGCGTACTCCGCCATGGGTGGCAACAACGACGCCGGCAACCGCGACTCCGGCGACGGTATTTCCAACTTAAACCCGGACGATATTGAAAGCATGAGCATCTTGAAAGGCGCTTCCGCAGCAGCCCTCTACGGGTCTCAAGCCGCCAACGGTGTAATCCTGATTACTACCAAAAAAGGAAAAGCCGGTATGCAGCGCATCGTATTCAACTCCAACCTCACCGTAGACCATGCCATCTGCCTGCCCGAATTCCAAGACAGATACGGTGCAAGCGGTGCAACCAGTTGGGGAACCGAAGATAAGAATTTGAAGGCCTACAATAATGTAGACGACTATTTCAGCAATGGAGTTACTGCAACCAACTCATTATCTATCATGACAGGCAAAGAGAAAATGCAAACCTACTTCTCTTACGCCAACACGACCGCCAAAGGCATAGTCGATGTGAATAAGCTGCAAAAGCACAATATCACTTTCCGCGAAACGGCTTCTCTGTTCAATGACCGCCTGACCTTGGACGCCAACGTAAACCTGATGACTCAGAAAATCAAGAACCGCCCCACTTCCGGTGGTTACTACATGAACCCATTGGTAGGGTTGTACACTTTCCCGCGCGGCGAAGACCTCAGCGCCTATCGTGACAACAACGGATTCGAAAAATATGATGAAAACAGAGCCATGCCCTTGCAAAACTGGTATACGGACATCAACGGGTTCAACCAGAACCCTTATTGGCTGACCAACAGGGTTACCAGCAATGACAAGCGTTTCCGCACATTGGCCGCATTAAGCGCCAACCTGAAAATAAACGACTGGTTTAGCATTCAGGCTCGTGGCAACGTGGACTATATCAATGACAATTACGAACAGAAGATGTATGCCGGCACAGCAGCCGATGTGGCACATCAAAACGGACGTTACATCAAAATGAACCGTCAGGATTTCATGATTTACGGTGACGTTATGGCTATGTTCAACAAGACATGGAATGACTGGACTTTGAATGCAGCCATAGGCAGCAGCATCAATACCACAAAAGTGAATTCCTTAAGCCTTGATTCCGGTAAGTCCGGTTTATACAAAGCCAATGTATTCACAGTCCCCAACATGAACCTGGGCGGTGCAGGCACTTCATTCATTGATGAGACAGCCAACCAAAGGCGTACCATCCAATCCTTATTCGCAACGGCTCAGATCGGTTGGAAAGAGAGTATCTACCTGGATGTTACCGCACGCAACGACTGGTCCTCCACGCTTGCCAATACCAAGAGTGAAAATTCCGGATTCTTCTATCCGTCAGTCGGCCTTTCATGGATTATCAACAAGACTCTCAACCTGCCGGAATGGATCAGCTTCGGCAAAGTGCGCGCTTCCTGGGCACAAGTAGGTAACGACCTTCCTATCGGCATCACCAGTCCGGCACAGACAATTACGGCAGGCGGTGTGGTGCAGCCTATCGACTATTACTTTGCGGAAGACCTGAAACCGGAAATCAGTAACTCCATCGAAGTAGGTACCGAATGGAAATTCTTCAACAGCCGTTTGGACTTTGATTTCACGTTCTACCGCACCGATACCAAGAACCAGTTGATTCGCGTCAACACCACAGCCGAGCAACGTCCTTACCGCTGGATAAATGCAGGTAAAATCCGCAACACAGGCGTTGAAATCACTTTAGGCGCAACTCCGTTGATGAACGATGACTTCCGTTGGAAAACACAGTTCAACTTCGCCACCAACAAGAATAAGATTGTTTCCCTGGGTGGCACCCCCAACTTCCAATACGCATCGGGCAACGTAAGCATGCCTTATAAGATGATGGTCGTAGAAGGCGGTTCGCTGGGCGATATTTACGGCAACGTATTTGTACGCGACGAAAGCGGCAAAATCCTGCTGGAACCCGAAACAGACAAAGACGGCAAACCCAATGCAAAGGCCGGACTGCCACAGGTCACTACGGACAAGGCCGCCAAGATCGGTAATTTCAATCCCGACTGGACGCTGGGGTGGAGCAACACTCTGACCTACAAAGGCTTCTCCCTTTACTTCCTGATTGACACACGCGTAGGCGGCGACGTTATTTCACTGACACAAGCCGGACTGGACTATGCAGGGGTAAGCAAAGCAACCGGTGACGCCCGCAACGCAGGTCATTATATGCTGGAAGGACACAAGATCAGCGATGTGCAGAAGTTCTATCAAATGGTGGGCGACCGCGGCAACGGCACAACCGAATTTTACCGCTACGACGGAACGAACATCCGCCTGCGTGAAGTCTCATTGGGTTATTCCTTCCCGCAACGGATGCTCGAAAAGACCGGATTCATCAAAGGCGTAGACCTTTCGTTGGTGGCACGCAACCTGTTCTTCATTTACAAAGACGCCCCGTTCGATCCGGATGCAACAATGTCAGTGGGCAATGACAACCAAGGTCTGGACACCTTCGGCATGCCTTCAACAAGAAACATCGGATTCAACATTAAATTCACTTTCTAA
- a CDS encoding DUF2975 domain-containing protein, with the protein MKRRLNILCVIVVLVLSYSIFETAYYFVVGVKAGLEAGIESDTSAENQRELINMKYISLLPEHLSATGENGFFQDSVYNEKSGKYVPVSFNSMVVSVDTQSAAWSQVTFTLLNLAHICICVWAIILFVRLVVSINKSDIFNWRNVRRLRFLGLALIISFCTEVLPAYLTYRNVGEVFSVRGYELGLSDMVNTTTLVLGISTLIVAEVFAIGLKMKEEQELTI; encoded by the coding sequence ATGAAAAGAAGGCTGAACATTCTTTGTGTGATCGTAGTACTTGTATTAAGTTATTCGATTTTTGAAACCGCCTACTATTTTGTTGTAGGGGTGAAGGCCGGCTTGGAAGCCGGTATAGAGAGTGACACTTCCGCAGAAAACCAGAGAGAACTGATAAACATGAAGTATATCAGTCTCTTGCCGGAACATCTTTCTGCGACGGGTGAGAACGGTTTTTTCCAGGATTCTGTCTATAATGAGAAGAGCGGAAAGTATGTGCCTGTTTCTTTCAATTCAATGGTGGTCAGCGTAGATACGCAGTCTGCTGCTTGGAGTCAGGTAACATTTACCCTATTGAATTTAGCGCATATTTGTATTTGCGTTTGGGCGATTATACTTTTTGTCCGTCTGGTGGTTTCCATTAATAAGTCCGATATATTTAATTGGAGGAATGTCCGTCGCCTGCGTTTTCTGGGGCTGGCATTAATCATCAGTTTCTGTACGGAGGTTCTTCCGGCTTATCTCACTTATAGGAATGTGGGGGAAGTCTTTTCTGTTCGCGGTTATGAGTTAGGTCTTTCGGATATGGTGAATACCACGACGCTGGTATTGGGAATTTCTACCTTGATTGTGGCCGAGGTGTTTGCTATCGGCCTGAAGATGAAAGAAGAGCAGGAGTTGACTATTTAA